The genomic stretch CGTGCGCCGATCCAGAAAAATAATCCGCCTGTTCTTCGGGACCAGCTTGACGCTCGAATAGCGAACTCATGACAACTTGCTCAACGAGATCGACCGTGAAAAAAAGCAGCCAATCCAATTCCCTCGCAAGGAGAAAACAACAGCGCTGTTCGGCGAAAGCCGATCTGCTGCCGTTGCCATCGTATATCGTTGATCGACTGTCTCTCGAATATCACATTATGCTGGAGGCGCTGTCTTCCGGCCATGGCACGCTCTACTCTCTGCAGCTTATGACGCGGGTAGGGATGGCGACAGCGATTCTGTCAGATAGCGGCTATGGCTTGCTACGCAACGGGTTTTGGGAACTCTACGATGCGACTTCACGCGCCTATGGCGGTCCATTGAACGATGGCCACTATAGATTCGACGAGTCGGCGTATGCGTTGTTTTGCAGAGTCTTGACGGTACATGATCAGCAGATGCGGCGAGCCCCAGTGGCCGAGATTGAAAAATTGGCGAAGCGCCTCGAGGTGTCAAGCTGACTCCGTTCTGGATCCAGTTCGTTCTTGAACTGACAATTGCTTCTTCAGGGGTTTCTTGTTGACGCCTTGAATCTGGGATGCTTTCTTGGCGAGTTCGACGTCGATTGTGCTCTTCGCATTGGCAGTTGTTTCTCTTCCTTGCGTACAGGAACGATCCGAGGACTCGCGGCACAATCAACTGTCTGGAGGAGTATTGGCGATCTGCCCAACATCGCCGCTGCAGCTTTGGCGACATAAATTGCCATGTGCGGATATTGACTCGAAAAAAACCTGATCGACGATACCTCCCTCGGATATTTGTTGCCTGTCTAGGCATAGACCACGCGCCAGCGCAGGGGTCACTCATGTGTCCGGTCTCGCTGCCGTAGATGTCTCCCCCCAGAAAGTGCCCAACAAACGCTAGCCCGGAGCCTACCGTCTCCAGTCCGGTGCCATCGTTCTGGGCGGTGCTCCGGCTCCGCTCACTACAATGCCGCAAGCTCGTCATGCGCAATGGGCGACTCTCGCGTCGATCGCCGATTCGATGGAATACTTCGAGGGAGGGCGAGCGGCACGGGAAACGAATAAAAAGAGCTCACCGTCTGTATCGCATTCAAAGCGGACGGTGAGTGGAATGCCGGCGCGCGAGCGTCGCGTTCGTCGTTTTGCGATCTATCCACAACTTTCCATTCGCGCGGACGGGGCGCCGTTACCGTTTCGTCTCCTCGGATATCGGCGCGAGGCCCTCGGAACTGTGCATGATGATAACTAGAGAATAATGCGGGAAAAGTACTTCGAGACGCTAGGACATAATTGTCCAGCATATTTCGTTCAATGATCTCCCTGCATAGGTCTCGAATTGGCTCGCTCCCACGGGCGCCATATCCATTGGTGAAATCCACGATTGGCCGCTTTCGCCGCGAAGCATTTTCACGCCTCATCTGCCCCTGTTTCGCGTCTTCCCTCACGGCGAGGGGTCCTTGACGACTCCGGAGTTGGCGCCGATCGACGGACAGCCGCTCGTTCTGTGTTTCCTCCCAAGAAAGGGTGCTTGAGTAATCGTCGATTATCAACATGCGGGAAATGCTTCACGATGGGACCAATATCAGACGAGGAATACGGAGGCAAAATGACGAGTCCGTTGTCAGGCGTGCGCATACTGGAACTTGGTCAATTGATTGCAGGTCCTTTCGCGGCGAAAATGCTGGGGGAATTCGGTGCCGAGGTGGTTAAGATCGAACCACCGGAAAAGGGCGATCCGCTTCGTAAATGGCGGCTGTTACATGATGACACGTCCGTATGGTGGGCTGCACAGTCGCGTAACAAGCAGTCACTCACGCTGGATCTCCGGGCACCGGAGGGACAAGAAGTCGTTCGCAAGCTGGTTGCACAGTGTGATGTCGTCATTGAGAATTTCCGACCAGGTACGCTGGAGGGATGGGGGCTCGGCTGGGACGTACTTCGCGAAATCAATCCGGGTCTCGTCATGCTGCGCGTCTCCGGTTACGGGCAGAGTGGACCCTACCGGGATCGGCCCGGTTTCGGCGTTGTTGCGGAAGCGATGGGCGGATTGCGTCACTTGAGTGGCGAGCCAGGCCGCACCCCCGTGCGGGTCGGCATTTCCATCGGAGATTCTCTTTCGGCTTTGCACGGTGTAATCGGCGTTCTACTGGCATTGCGACATCGCGAACAAAATGGTGGAGTTGGTCAGGTTGTGGATGTGGCGCTATATGAGTCGGTATTCAACATGATGGAAAGCATGTTGCCAGAATACACGGTCTTCGGGACCGTCCGGCAGCCAGCCGGCAGCTCGTTGCCCGGCATCGCGCCGACCAACGCGTACCGCTGTCGCGATGGCAAGTACGCCTTAATCGCTGGCAATGGCGACAGCATCTACCGTCGGCTGATGGAGTTGATCGGACGCCAGGATTTGGGCAACGATCCGGCACTGGCTCAGAACGATGGCCGCGTAAAGCAGGTTGAGAAGATCGACACGGCCATCAGCGAATGGACTCAAAATTACGACCTCGAAGACGTGCTTTCGGCGCTGAACGAAGCCCGCATTCCAGCGGGAAAAATCTATGACATTGCCGATATTGCGTCTGACCCGCATTATCAAGCGCGCGGCATGATTCTCGATTCGGTGCTTCCTGATGGCACACGCGTCCAGTTGCCGGGTATCGTGCCGAAGCTGACGGAAACACCTGGGACGGTGCGAGCACCGGCGCCTGCCCTCGGACAACACACCGAAGCAATCCTCGACAGGCTTGGTATCGACGAGGAAATCCGCGCCGATTGGCGTGCACGAAACATTATCTGACGGAGAGGATCATGCCCGAGTCGAAAAAGCGCCTGTACATCCAGGAAGTTGCAACGCGCGATGGTTTCCAAAACGAAGCGCTATTTGTCGATACCGACCAGAAAATCTCGCTTGTCAACGAGCTTAGCCAGTGTGGATATGCAAAAATCGAGGTGACTTCGTTCACGTCGCCAAAGGCGATTCCGGCGTTGCGTGACGCCGAGGCGGTGATGCATCAGATCACAATGAATTCCGGCGTGGAATACACGGTCTTGGTTCCGAACGTCCGCGGCGCCGAGCGCGCGCTGTCCTGCGGAGTCGACGAGGTCAACCTCGTAATGTCGGTGAGCGAAAGTCACAACGTTGCCAACCTGCGTATGTCACGTGATCAGTCGTTTGCGCAGTTACGGGACGTTATTTCTGTTGTCAAGCAGACTGACGTCGCAATTAACGTATCGCTTTCGACGGCACTAGGGTGCCCAATGGAAGGGAATGTACCTGTCGAAGAAGTCATCCGGTGGATGCACTGTTTCGCGGAACTTGGCGTACGTGGCGTTACGCTGTGCGACACAACGGGCATGGCTTTCCCCTCCCAAGTTCGGGCCCTGTGCCGCAAGGCGCGCGCGACGTTCCCCGACCTCGAACTGACGTTGCACTTCCACAATACCCGTGGGATGGCTCTCGCGAACACGCTCGCGGCTCTTGAGGCCGGAATTGACCGGTTCGATGCGTCGCTGGGTGGCCTGGGTGGCTGCCCGTACGCGCCCGGCGCTACCGGGAACGTGTGTACAGAAGACCTTGTGCACATGCTCGAACTGGACGGGTACGACACCGGCGTCGACCTGTCGGGAATCCTTTCGGCCGCTGCGCGCCTCCCTGGCCTCATAGGCCACGATGTACCAAGTCAGTTGCTTAAGGCCGGGCGACGACTGGATTTGCATCCCATGCCCACCCTCGCCGCGGACGGCAAACCCG from Paraburkholderia caribensis encodes the following:
- a CDS encoding Fis family transcriptional regulator, with the translated sequence MKKSSQSNSLARRKQQRCSAKADLLPLPSYIVDRLSLEYHIMLEALSSGHGTLYSLQLMTRVGMATAILSDSGYGLLRNGFWELYDATSRAYGGPLNDGHYRFDESAYALFCRVLTVHDQQMRRAPVAEIEKLAKRLEVSS
- a CDS encoding CaiB/BaiF CoA transferase family protein — translated: MTSPLSGVRILELGQLIAGPFAAKMLGEFGAEVVKIEPPEKGDPLRKWRLLHDDTSVWWAAQSRNKQSLTLDLRAPEGQEVVRKLVAQCDVVIENFRPGTLEGWGLGWDVLREINPGLVMLRVSGYGQSGPYRDRPGFGVVAEAMGGLRHLSGEPGRTPVRVGISIGDSLSALHGVIGVLLALRHREQNGGVGQVVDVALYESVFNMMESMLPEYTVFGTVRQPAGSSLPGIAPTNAYRCRDGKYALIAGNGDSIYRRLMELIGRQDLGNDPALAQNDGRVKQVEKIDTAISEWTQNYDLEDVLSALNEARIPAGKIYDIADIASDPHYQARGMILDSVLPDGTRVQLPGIVPKLTETPGTVRAPAPALGQHTEAILDRLGIDEEIRADWRARNII
- a CDS encoding hydroxymethylglutaryl-CoA lyase, whose protein sequence is MPESKKRLYIQEVATRDGFQNEALFVDTDQKISLVNELSQCGYAKIEVTSFTSPKAIPALRDAEAVMHQITMNSGVEYTVLVPNVRGAERALSCGVDEVNLVMSVSESHNVANLRMSRDQSFAQLRDVISVVKQTDVAINVSLSTALGCPMEGNVPVEEVIRWMHCFAELGVRGVTLCDTTGMAFPSQVRALCRKARATFPDLELTLHFHNTRGMALANTLAALEAGIDRFDASLGGLGGCPYAPGATGNVCTEDLVHMLELDGYDTGVDLSGILSAAARLPGLIGHDVPSQLLKAGRRLDLHPMPTLAADGKPEQRAVCH